The Aminiphilus circumscriptus DSM 16581 genome contains a region encoding:
- a CDS encoding lysozyme inhibitor LprI family protein, with protein MPHAQHSISSHENHPTETMAFSAMKEFAHPRLFLPLLFLLFLLTGTGAFAADDHPLDLALDTCMNADPSTQGVITCAGQAEEAWAAEEERLRQALLSRLDKKKRPAFEKSEQTWRAFREEERLLGNTVYGAILNEAGGSMWQVAHVLLDVGIPRERAMELGGMLAQLDLSWTLPPTDVAEAQKRHATADEALNEIYQTLYKRLKTEEQDVLRTTQRSWIVYRDAHLAFLESFYDAEKNEGLQLHLAAGLTEARTRQLQVYLEDFQNAGMSEQRNQ; from the coding sequence ATGCCCCACGCACAGCACTCTATTTCATCCCACGAAAACCATCCCACGGAAACGATGGCTTTTTCCGCGATGAAGGAATTCGCCCATCCGCGGCTTTTTCTGCCGCTGCTGTTCCTGCTGTTTCTGCTGACGGGCACGGGAGCGTTCGCCGCAGACGATCACCCGCTCGATCTCGCGCTCGACACCTGCATGAACGCCGATCCCTCGACGCAGGGAGTCATCACCTGCGCCGGACAGGCGGAAGAAGCATGGGCGGCGGAGGAAGAGCGTCTCCGACAGGCGCTTCTCTCCCGTCTCGACAAGAAGAAACGCCCCGCCTTCGAAAAAAGTGAGCAAACCTGGCGGGCGTTCCGGGAAGAGGAACGACTTCTCGGCAACACCGTGTACGGTGCGATTCTGAACGAGGCGGGGGGAAGCATGTGGCAGGTGGCACACGTTCTCCTTGACGTGGGAATTCCCCGGGAGAGAGCGATGGAGCTCGGGGGCATGCTCGCACAGCTTGACCTCTCCTGGACACTGCCGCCCACGGACGTGGCGGAAGCGCAAAAACGCCACGCCACCGCCGACGAAGCACTCAACGAGATCTATCAGACCCTCTACAAACGACTCAAAACAGAGGAGCAGGACGTATTGCGCACGACGCAACGTTCCTGGATCGTCTATCGGGACGCGCACCTGGCCTTTCTCGAGAGTTTCTACGACGCGGAAAAAAACGAGGGACTCCAACTCCACTTGGCGGCTGGATTGACCGAGGCGAGAACACGACAGTTGCAGGTGTATCTTGAGGATTTCCAGAACGCGGGGATGTCGGAACAACGAAATCAGTAG
- a CDS encoding SH3 domain-containing protein — protein MFRIVRGTGCPFGGVLLLLFVFAGCVLAESDTPSREALENVRTWPLGAELQGKRVNLRGEPSAKGPLLGQFTDDMDAGELLVIDVRHTGEEYAWYLTVSEKYGEGWIYGKYLRFLPEGDALSRLFRRIRNDFGVNRAMMEKRFGKPDQAEVDTLELADWNVAITSISLAYHGHNAVFWNYRGRDRLRLLEIAGGWMDFGGVLQGTPAEEIRDRLGEPFAGDATMLQYLLNREELLFYLEKGKVVSMLYRKAIFD, from the coding sequence ATGTTTCGAATCGTTCGGGGGACAGGGTGTCCTTTCGGAGGAGTTCTTCTGTTGCTTTTCGTCTTTGCGGGTTGTGTTCTTGCGGAGAGCGACACGCCGTCGAGAGAAGCGCTGGAGAACGTGCGTACCTGGCCGCTGGGGGCGGAACTCCAGGGAAAGCGGGTCAATCTCCGGGGTGAACCTTCGGCGAAGGGACCGCTCCTCGGCCAGTTCACCGACGACATGGACGCAGGCGAGTTGCTCGTGATCGACGTTCGCCACACCGGCGAGGAGTATGCCTGGTACCTCACGGTGAGTGAAAAATACGGCGAAGGCTGGATTTACGGGAAATATCTCCGTTTTCTCCCCGAGGGAGACGCGCTCTCTCGTCTTTTTCGACGCATTCGAAACGACTTCGGCGTCAACCGGGCCATGATGGAAAAACGTTTCGGCAAGCCGGACCAGGCAGAGGTGGACACCCTGGAACTGGCCGACTGGAATGTGGCCATCACCTCCATCTCCCTCGCCTATCACGGACACAACGCGGTGTTCTGGAACTACCGCGGCCGAGACCGTCTGCGCCTTCTCGAAATCGCCGGAGGCTGGATGGATTTCGGCGGCGTTCTCCAGGGCACCCCGGCGGAAGAGATCCGGGACCGCCTCGGAGAACCTTTCGCGGGAGACGCCACAATGCTCCAGTATCTACTGAACCGGGAAGAACTTCTCTTCTACCTCGAGAAAGGCAAGGTGGTGAGCATGCTTTACCGCAAGGCCATTTTCGACTGA